The Stenotrophomonas sp. BIO128-Bstrain region AACGCAGAAACGACACACCCCGCCGGAGCGGGGTGTGTCACGACCCGGATCGGAGTCGTTGTTGCTTAGACCGAACCCACCGCGCGCTTGCCGGTGCGGTAGATCAGCCAACCGACCAGGAACAGCACGGCCAGGCCGATCCACTGCGCGCCCGGCAGGTGGAACGGCAGCGCCAGCACATCGGCGCGGCTGCTGACCACGATCGGGATCGCGATGGCGATGCCCATCAGGGCTTCACCGGTGATCAGGCCGGCGGCGAACAGCACGCCCGGCTTGTGCACGCGGTCACGGCCTTCTTCATCATCGCCACGGATCTTGTGGAAGCGCTCCACCAGGTAGGCGATCAGGCCACCCAGGAAGATCGGGACCATGAGTTCCAGCGGCAGGTAGATGCCGATCGCGGCGGCCAGCACCGGCACGCGGAAGCGGGCATTGCGCGACTTCAGCCAGCTGTCGAAGGCGATGATCGCCGCACCGACCACCGCACCGATACCGATGAAGGTCCACGGCAGCTCGCCGCCGAACAGACCCTTGGCCACCGAGGCCATGAGGTTGGCCTGCGGCGCGGCCAGCGCGTTGGGATGCAGCTCGGACTTCACGCCGATGCCGTAGGCGGTGGCCAGCAGGTTCAGCACCGGGGCCATGATCAGCGCGCACGAGAACGCGCCGATACCCAGCATCAGCTGCTGCTTCCACGGGGTGGCGCCGACGATGTAGCCGGCCTTGAGATCCTGCAGGTTGTCACCGCCGACCGCGGCCGCGCAGCACACCACCGCGCCGATCATGATCGCGGCCACCGCGCCCAGCGGCGCACCGCCGATGCCGACCGGGGTCAGGCCATCCTTGCCGAGCAGCAGCACCAGTACCGCCGAGGCGAACAGGATGGTGGAGATGGTGATGCCCGAGACCGGGTTGTTGGACGAGCCGATCAGGCCGGCCAGGTAGGCCGAGACCGAGACGAACAGGAAGCCGGCCACGATCATGATCAGGGTCATCGGGATCGAGACATGCCACTGGCCCACGATGGCCTGGTACAGCGCCAGCAGCGGCAGGGTGAACACCACCAGGGCCACCAGCATCCACTTCATCGGCAGGTCGCGTTCGGTGTGCGCCAGCGCCGGGCCACCGCTCTTGCGGGCCGCGGCAAAGCCACTCTTGACGCCGTTGAGCAGCGACTTGCGCAGCGAGATCAGGGTCCAGACGCCGCCGATCAGCATCGCGCCCACGCCCAGGTAACGCATCTTCGCGCCCCAGATGGCGAAGGCCGCTTCCGTCGAACTGGCCGTGGCGATCGAGGCCGCCAGCGCCGGATCGGTGTTCATGAAGAACGCCTGGTACAGCGGAATGGCGATATGCCAGGTCAGGATCGAACCAGACACCACCACGATGCCGACATTCAGGCCGACGATGTAGCCCACGCCCAGCAGCGCCGGGGACAGGTTGGTGCCGATGAAGGCGGTGATCTTCGAGGTACCGACGTAGGCCGAGGTGGCCCAGGCATCCGGGATCAGGCGCAGCCCGCTTTCGGCGGCCAGCTTCACGAAGGCGCCGATCACCGCCGACACGGCCAGGATCTTCAGGCCCGGGCCCGGGTTTTCACCGGCCTTGAGCACTTCGGCGGCGGCCTTGCCTTCCGGGAACGGAAGCGGATCTTCCACGATCATCGAACGGCGCAGCGGCACCGAGAACAGCACGCCCAGCAGGCCACCCAGACCGGCGATGCCCAGCACCCACCAGTACTTGAAGTCCGGCCAGTAGCCCATGATCACCAGCGCGGGGATGGTGAAGATCACACCGGCGGCGATCGACGAACCGGCCGAAGCACCGGTCTGGACGATGTTGTTTTCCAGGATCGTGCCACCGCCGAGCAGGCGCAGCACCCCCATGGAAATGACCGCGGCGGGAATGGCGGTGGCGATGGTCAGGCCTGCGAACAGACCGAGGTAGGCGTTGGCGGCCGACAGAATCACCGCCAGCACGATGGCAAGCACCACCGCACGGAAAGTGAGCTGGCGTGGCGCAGCGTCGTTGTTCATGGAAGCCCCTGCTGGCAAAAAATCCCTGCCACGCTAGCGTTCATGTACGGGCAAGTCCAGTAGTGCCGGCCGCTGGCCGGCAACGCTTCACCGCCTGATCGAGGCGCCTGTTGACCTGCGCGTGCCACCGGAGTGGCCACACGCCGGACTCGGCAACGTCCCAGGCCGGGCCCGTCCACTTTAGTTATGTTATATCCTATCGCGCCGAGTACCCGGCGCCGCTGTGACGCATTCCCCCGCCTCCCGTTTGACCTCCATCGACCAGCTGCGCGGCACCGTGATCGTGCTGATGCTGCTCGACCACGTGCGCGAAACCTTCTACCTGCATGCCCAGGTGGCCGACCCGATGGCGGTGGACCAGGTGGAGCCGGCCCTGTTCGTCAGCCGGCTGTTGGCGCATCTGTGTGCCCCGGTGTTCGTGCTGCTGACCGGCCTGTCGGCCTGGCTGTACGCCAGCGGCAAACCGGATGGGCGCCGGGCCGCCTCGGCCTTCCTGCTCGAGCGCGGCCTGTTCCTGGTGGTGCTGGAACTGCTGGTCGTCAACTTCGCCTGGACGCTGCAGTTCCCACCGAGCGTCGTGTACCTGCAGGTGATCTGGGCAATCGGCATCAGCATGATCGCGCTGGCCGGGCTGCTCTGGCTCCCGCGCGGCGCGCTGGCGGTGCTGGCGCTGGCCGTGATCGCCGGGCACAACCTGCTCGATGGCATCCGCGTGCAGGGTGACGGGGCGCTGGCCGTGTTGTGGAAAGTGCTGCACCAGCGCGACTGGATCACGGTGACCGACGGGCTGCGCCTGCGGACCTCGTATCCGGTGCTGCCGTGGATCGGCGTGATTGCACTGGGCTGGGTGATCGGCCCGTGGTTCGCACGCGGCGGCGATGCCCTCCTGCGCCAGGGTCGGCTGTGGCTGGCCGGTGCCGGTGCGCTGCTCGCCTTCGTGCTGCTGCGGGCGATCAACGCTTACGGCGACAGCCCGTGGCAGTCCTTGGCCACGTTGGGCAATACGCTGATGAGCTTCTTCAACGTGACCAAGTACCCGCCCTCGCTGCTGTTCCTGCTGCTGACCCTGGGCATCGGCCTGCTGTTGCTGCGCCTGTACGAACAGCCGCGCGTGGCCCGGGCGCTGGCGCCATTGGCCGACATCGGCGCGGCGCCGATGTTCTTCTACCTGCTGCACCTGTATGTGCTGAAGCTGCTGTACGTTCTGGCCGAAGCACGCTGGGGCCAGACGCACGGCGGCTACTTCGCGGTGGACCACGTGGCGAGCCTGTGGGTGATCACCGCCGTGCTGGCACTGGCGCTGTATTGGCCGACACGGGCATTCGCGCGGTTCAAGGCGCGGCGGCGGGATCTGGCCTGGCTTCGCTATCTGTAAGCGCGCATGGCCGGCAGCACGACGGCGGAGCGGCCAGACACGGCACGGCTGACCCTTCGCCCCGGGCCTATACTCGCCCCCTTGTCCGCCCTGCCCCAGCCCTCGATGACCGCAGCCGTCCTGCCCGCCACCTCGACCTCCACCGCGACCGACGACTTCCTTGGCCATCCCAAGGGCGTCTACATCTGCTTCTTCACCGAGATGTGGGAGCGGTTCTCGTTCTACGGGATGAAGGCGCTGCTGCTGCTCTACCTCACCAAATACCACCTGTTCGGCGACAAGGCCGGCCTGGATCTGCTCGGTGCCTATGGCGGCCTGGTCTACTGCATCCCGGTCTTCGGCGGCCTGCTCGCCGACCGCTGGCTGGGCATGCGCAAGGCGGTGGTGTTCGGCGGCGTGCTGCTGGTGCTCGGCCACCTGGGCATGGCTTTCGAAGGTCACGCAGCGGTCCGCGTCGATGGCGCGATCGTGCGCGATGACGCGGCCCTGGGCATCACCTACCTCTCGCTGGCCCTGATCATCATGGGCGTGGGCTTCCTCAAGCCGAACATCTCCACCATCGTCGGCAAGCTGTACCCGGAAAACGATCCGCGCCGCGACTCGGGCTTTTCGCTGTTCTACGCCGGCATCAACCTGGGCGCGCTGTTCGCCTCGCTGGTGTGCGGCTTCCTCGGCGAAGCCTATGGCTGGAAGTACGGCTTCGGTGCGGCCGGCATCGGCATGGTGATCGGCCTGGGCATGTTCCTGTGGGGCCAGAAGTATCTGCAGGGCCACGCCGAACCGTCCGATCTGCCCGCGCTGCGCCAACGCGTGCTCGGCATCCGCCGCGAATGGCTGATCTATGCCGTGGCCGTGCTGGGCGTGATTCCGGTGGCCGCGCTGATGTGGGCCGCCGCCAATGGTGCGTTCGCGCTCGGTGGT contains the following coding sequences:
- a CDS encoding heparan-alpha-glucosaminide N-acetyltransferase domain-containing protein, with amino-acid sequence MTHSPASRLTSIDQLRGTVIVLMLLDHVRETFYLHAQVADPMAVDQVEPALFVSRLLAHLCAPVFVLLTGLSAWLYASGKPDGRRAASAFLLERGLFLVVLELLVVNFAWTLQFPPSVVYLQVIWAIGISMIALAGLLWLPRGALAVLALAVIAGHNLLDGIRVQGDGALAVLWKVLHQRDWITVTDGLRLRTSYPVLPWIGVIALGWVIGPWFARGGDALLRQGRLWLAGAGALLAFVLLRAINAYGDSPWQSLATLGNTLMSFFNVTKYPPSLLFLLLTLGIGLLLLRLYEQPRVARALAPLADIGAAPMFFYLLHLYVLKLLYVLAEARWGQTHGGYFAVDHVASLWVITAVLALALYWPTRAFARFKARRRDLAWLRYL
- a CDS encoding oligopeptide transporter, OPT family, producing MNNDAAPRQLTFRAVVLAIVLAVILSAANAYLGLFAGLTIATAIPAAVISMGVLRLLGGGTILENNIVQTGASAGSSIAAGVIFTIPALVIMGYWPDFKYWWVLGIAGLGGLLGVLFSVPLRRSMIVEDPLPFPEGKAAAEVLKAGENPGPGLKILAVSAVIGAFVKLAAESGLRLIPDAWATSAYVGTSKITAFIGTNLSPALLGVGYIVGLNVGIVVVSGSILTWHIAIPLYQAFFMNTDPALAASIATASSTEAAFAIWGAKMRYLGVGAMLIGGVWTLISLRKSLLNGVKSGFAAARKSGGPALAHTERDLPMKWMLVALVVFTLPLLALYQAIVGQWHVSIPMTLIMIVAGFLFVSVSAYLAGLIGSSNNPVSGITISTILFASAVLVLLLGKDGLTPVGIGGAPLGAVAAIMIGAVVCCAAAVGGDNLQDLKAGYIVGATPWKQQLMLGIGAFSCALIMAPVLNLLATAYGIGVKSELHPNALAAPQANLMASVAKGLFGGELPWTFIGIGAVVGAAIIAFDSWLKSRNARFRVPVLAAAIGIYLPLELMVPIFLGGLIAYLVERFHKIRGDDEEGRDRVHKPGVLFAAGLITGEALMGIAIAIPIVVSSRADVLALPFHLPGAQWIGLAVLFLVGWLIYRTGKRAVGSV